In Cicer arietinum cultivar CDC Frontier isolate Library 1 chromosome 7, Cicar.CDCFrontier_v2.0, whole genome shotgun sequence, the genomic window GACTTTCTTAAATTCAACTTTTTGGGCTTTGGGTCCATCGCTCATCGGCCCATCCAGTAATGACGTCCATGGCCCAATACTTTACTATATAGACCACCGACTAGTCAATGTATCTCTTTTTTCTACTTGTCAagattttttgttgtttgtgtaTAAAATGGTAAAGAAAATCTTAAATTCTGATATTTCATGTTTGAATTACGACATAATAACGACATAATCAATTTTCAGTTGAGCTCCTACTTGCCAAAATTTACTAAATATACTTTTAACtttcaattgttaaaataaaagaaaaaaactatcATTTGcaaattatcacaataaaaaatttgagggCGTAGACTTAatgattgttttgtttttaacagaaattataaaattcaaataatttattatttttattttcgtgACTTTAACtaatagaatattttatattttttacaagaCTTCAACTACCAGTCATCCTTTACTTTATGTCAATTAAAGTGAATTAAGTGGTTGTCACAAGATAAAATGTATATGCTTAAAAGAGTATGGTCGTCTTCATTTGGTAATATGATATATGAATTCAATACAAGCATGCTTGCAAAGTAGGCCTCGCAACTAATGTATCAGCTAGCATGCTTTCAAggcaaaataatattaaaagtgCATGATATATcacggtttttttttttttattttattataatattctctttaaaaaaaaaactaactaatatattctactttaaaatttatatattaaaatatattattttttgaatttttagaaTGTCGAATTTTCATTATGTAATTATagatgatttttttcttctaatggACACGTACATTTTAACGATACAATAGAATAAAAAACTATCTATTATATGATCGTATTTCGaagatgtaattttttttttttttaaaaaaaaaaaactttcttatataatttttagtatGAGGTATAATAGTtagcttatttatttatttaaaaataaataaaattatttattgaattggTCATAATTACATTCAGTAactgtgattttaattttttcttttaagttgtagctattataaaatttcatgTTATTGTAAAATCATGTAACTCACCgttattttttacaaatcatATGATACTTACCATATATATGTTTCGAACTTGAAACTCAATTGGAGCATAATAGGGGTGGATGTACATACATCCTTGCAAAGCTCCAGAATCTTTGCTAATTTTATACACCtaataatatacataataatattttttttaaaggaatatacataataatattAAGCATTTAGAGTATCTTGTTTCAGCAATATTTGTTTGCATAAAAAAGTATTGCATTAATTCTTCAAGTGACACATGTAGTGGGAGAGATGGACACTATATAATTGGAAAgttaattacaaaaatttctAGTAGAATCTATAGATTTTGGATAGATATTTTGATTGTATTTATTTCGAACATTGAATAAAAAACACTTCTTTATcgaaaaaagaataaagaacACTGCAACTTTAacacaatataaaaaatttgatgcTAATTTTGTTGAGTTCTAAATTTTAGaaactcaaaaaaatttaaatttttttcttttggagTCAACATTGTGTCTTGTATCTTatatatttaagtaaaataaaaatatatcaataattagtattaataatttaccagtaatataataataaattcgtGTTTTGTTAgatgaaaaaatcatttaaaatcgaTTCGTTATATTAACTTACATATTTAATCCTTCTAATCTTTCATTATTGGATCTGCCCTTGAGTATAATCCTTCACATGCAATTATGCATAGAGAAGTATGGGTGAAACCCACAACAATGTACAATAGGACAGTCGTTAGACTATTGCTAGCAATGAATCTATCCTACTTTAGGAGCTAGTTAGGTTTGAAGTGATAATAGTAGCTTCAAGGATACCACATGCACTTCACATGACCTTGCATCTCTCTTTGTTAAAAATAATCTGAATTAATAGATAATTATAgatattaatttactatttagatatgaatttatttgtaatAGCGCTGTATCAgtgaaaatcaattttacacttaatttgataaaagacatcaatatttttatattatattaacaattaattacaatataaattttaaaaatgagatgatctttgaaaatatagatCTCGTAAAaaagtgattaaatatattttttattttcttattttttatttttacaatattttatataaaaaaattagtcaataaattctcaaattttttaGCTATGAcactcttaaaataattaaatatagtttttaaaattttagattcgtcatgtattttcttttagacTATGTGTTATGTGATTGAtttgagtaatttaatttttttaatcttaaaagcACCtagaattataaataataaataacaagtAATTTAATAATACATACGAGTTTTTGGgataaataataaacatatatatatgttaatgtTTAATATCTGAAGCATCACAAATATGTTACCTTTGGTACAAGTAatctataaaaattaatataaaaaaatacatctggtaataaataaaatatattccattttatttaaaaaaattatgtggcAAGTGTTACATGTACTTTGATTAGTCACATAAGAGATtaataacacaaacaaaaataatagagttttttttaataagaattgaaaacaaaaatttaaaatttatacaattgaaaatatatttaatacaaaacaaaataataaattaatttaattataatcttaatttattacttttcaaagatttaatgaaataatctgttaaatatctttattttagtttatttctttatatttgtttgactaaaagtcaatgatgtaatatattttagatgacataataaaatataataataaaaaataatcgatatttataactataaaaaattaaaaaatttatttttaattttaaaaattatatatttatataatttaattaattattaattaaatataaataatgaatttattaaataattatacatcatTAAATGGTAggatcatttatttaaaatatgacttTAAAGTGAAATAGAAAGACAAATTATGTGAGTAAGTGAAATTTAAAGTTAAGAAATTTGAACGAGGAAAACGATAATTCCGTGTGACGAAGACAATAATCTCACGAGAAGGAGAAGCGCGTTGAAATTAAGCAGTAAGGTGTAAGTAGGACCAAGTTTTACCAAGTCAAGACAGACACAAAAACACAAACGCGCTTAACAATAGGTCCCACTTCCACTCCCTCCCCctgaggttgaggttgaggttgaTTGTGTTGcgttcttctcttctcttctcttctcgCTTTCACTCTCTCTTCTAACTAAGAAGAAGTAAGAATCACTCTTCCTCTCTTCAAAATTATGTTGCTTTTCACAAAACAACGACAAACCTTCACACCCAAGAAGCATCccaaaccaaacaaacatcGAAACACAACACACAAGTACTTGTTCTTCAAACTCCAAAGATACTAGAACGAACACCGCTAcctaatttcattttttttggaCTTTATAACGGTtcctcttttttatattttttttttatttgtcgtTTTAGTAGttacttctttcttctttttatatatattggtGTCATGTTTTGTTTGTTTCGTATCCTTCCTTGCTATCTACACCCCCATGTTGTTCTTTCCTTTCAATTTTGAATACACCGCCGCAGagtctttttcttctttttttcgaCCATGTCGCTCAAAAGGGGTCCTGATGATAACAAATCTCCAGAGGATAAGCGTAGAAAGCCTCCTCCTTTTTGCAGGTTGGtgtggttattttattttaatttattttttacttttcgTTTTCTGTTTTGAGGAAATGGGAGTTGTGAAAAGGATTCATTTTGGTTTGGATTCAAATGGGGTGTGGTTGTTATGCGAATGCGAAATTGTGAATTGCCTTGTTATTCAATTGGAGCACAAAAATGGGGTTTGCCATGTGTGAAGGAGAATTGATGTTGGGCATGTTCCTTGTACTGTCGTTGGGGAATGTCAAATTGATCCATTTTTCTCATTTAAGTTTTAGCCAAATTTcgtatttgaagaaaaaatgcCAATGccattttgtattattttgggTACTGATTAACTGTTGTAATTTAGTTCTTAAACTGTAGTAGGCAACCGCAATTAAGaacaaaaagttaaattttgagGATTCTCTGTAACTGTAATTGTGGCAAAATGCGGTCAGCATTTTGACGCAATATCAAAGTTTGCAGTATGACCTTGTCTGCAATTTAGAACCATTATGTATGCactgtttatttgattataaacagaacttttgatttattttttgacacTTTGCTTGGTTGTAATGAATAATGTATAGTGTGGTGCGCGAGGTCATGAAGTTACAATCAGTCAGGAATTTGATGGAGCCAATTCTAGAGCCCTTGGTTCGCCGAGTGGTATGAAATCCCTTGAAATCCCTCATTTCATTGTTCGTTGCATTTTATGTTTATGGTGTTAATTTCTGTTTATGACTGTATTCTGTTTTTATAAGATGTGATAATGTTTACtgatagaatttttttaatggtttATGGACCTGATTAGTGCATCTTAGAATAAGTGAATTAATTTAGTTAGACTATTTGCCTCTGAAGTCTAGTGCAAGTGGTTGGTGCACAGTGTGTGAGAGTGTTATAAACCTCAGTGTACTAAGCTCAGTTCCTActcataaaaaaacaattacttAGACTATTTAAGTGTTGTTTGTGAGCTACCACCATGCTTTGCGCGCTGCGGATAATTTGTGTTGCATACACTTTGTGGCAGCTATTCCTTCCATTACACCTTGTGGACAATTGCAGACTGATTTCTAACTAATCCTCTATCGAACATCCATGTGTTCGCTCTTCCTCATGCATCTGCATACTACTTTTACAATTTGACTCTGGGCATCTCATGTCGCTGAAGACTGCCAATGGAAACACTTCAAATTCTACTTCATTATTTGTTTCAAACCTTGTGATTGGCTTCAATTATTAGATATACACTTGAGTCTGGAAATGTTTCATTACATAAAAGTGGGATACTATCCTATCCTAGACGCCTAAGCTTGTCACTTGTCTATAAATGAACTGAAGAGAAAGTAAATACTTGAAGAACTTCTTGGTTGAGTGCAACCTCAAATGTTTCCATTGTCCCATTTCTATCATACTTTAATGTCACTTCTTATTATTTTAGTGATATTGTGAAAGAAATGAACCAACAAGATGAAGTCATGTTCCTATTGTGATATGAGTGTTTGTAGCTTTTCAAATAATTggatatatgatttatattatcTTAAACCGTATATTAATTCTTAGCAGTTTTTGATTTTGGTCCTGTAAATGTTACTTCCACTTTTACTGATATATAATATGATCATATATGTGACAATAACATTTTTTCAGGTTAAGGAGGAAGTTGAGTTGGCCCTAAAGAAGCATTTGAACAGCATTAAACAGTAAGAAATAATCTGCCAATCATACTTTAAATTCCCATGCCTTATTCGTGGCGTTGCTTATGAAGCAAAGGGAATGGATTAGGAAACATAAGCTTTTGCTTAATGGTTTGAAATTATTTAGCTTGAACTGCTTTCCCATGcatctattttgatattttttcagGACTTGTGGAAAGGGGTTGAATACTTCAGAATCAAGAACTTTTCAGCTGCAGTTCGAAAACAGCATTTCTCTCCCTGTCTTTACGGGAGCTCGAATCGAAGGAGAGGATGGATCCAACTTAAGGATAAGTTTAGTTGATGCCTTAACAGGGAAGGTTGTTTGTACAGGACCTGAATCTTCAGCTAAGGTGGAAATTGTAGTCCTTGAGGGTGATTTTGAAGAAGAAAGTGACATTTGGATGCCTGAAGATTTCAAGAACAATATTGTGAGAGAGAGGGATGGAAAAAAGCCCCT contains:
- the LOC101513422 gene encoding calmodulin-binding protein 60 A isoform X2 — its product is MSLKRGPDDNKSPEDKRRKPPPFCSVVREVMKLQSVRNLMEPILEPLVRRVVKEEVELALKKHLNSIKQTCGKGLNTSESRTFQLQFENSISLPVFTGARIEGEDGSNLRISLVDALTGKVVCTGPESSAKVEIVVLEGDFEEESDIWMPEDFKNNIVRERDGKKPLLTGDVIIYLKDGIGVVGEISYTDNSSWTRSRRFRLGARVVDSFDGIRIREAKTDSYIVRDHRGELYKKHHPPSLSDEVWRLEKIGKDGAFHRRLSREKIRTVKDFLTLLNLDPAKLRTDCLKHFHRML
- the LOC101513422 gene encoding calmodulin-binding protein 60 A isoform X3, yielding MSLKRGPDDNKSPEDKRRKPPPFCSVVREVMKLQSVRNLMEPILEPLVRRVVKEEVELALKKHLNSIKQTCGKGLNTSESRTFQLQFENSISLPVFTGARIEGEDGSNLRISLVDALTGKVVCTGPESSAKVEIVVLEGDFEEESDIWMPEDFKNNIVRERDGKKPLLTGDVIIYLKDGIGVVGEISYTDNSSWTRSRRFRLGARVVDSFDGIRIREAKTDSYIVRDHRGELYKKHHPPSLSDEVWRLEKIGKDGAFHRRLSREKIRTVKDFLTLLNLDPAKLRTGK